From a single Sorghum bicolor cultivar BTx623 chromosome 5, Sorghum_bicolor_NCBIv3, whole genome shotgun sequence genomic region:
- the LOC8074352 gene encoding xylanase inhibitor protein 2, with the protein MAFRHRRPCSLLLVLVPLLALAVGSVADGLGDVTVFWGRNKDEGTLREACDTGAYTTVLISFLRTFGHGRYSLDLSGHPLAGVGDDIKHCQSKGILVLLSIGGPGYGGGSYSLPSAQSAADVAAYLWDAYLGGNSNTGVRRPFGDAALDGVDFYIDQGGAAHYDELAKLLYAYNKNYRGRLGVTLTATVRCAYRDPRMAAALATGLFSRVHVRLYGGDARCTDSGRYAMEKWAAEYPGSRVFVGVSAEDKHGDTSTGDLKDLYYGILQFVEKLPNYGGLMIWNRYYDKKNHFISQS; encoded by the coding sequence ATGGCGTTCCGCCACCGGCGTCCGTGCAGCCTCCTCCTAGTCCTCGTCCCCCTGCTGGCACTGGCAGTCGGGTCGGTGGCCGACGGCCTCGGCGACGTGACCGTCTTCTGGGGCCGGAACAAGGACGAGGGCACGCTGCGCGAGGCCTGCGACACGGGCGCCTACACCACGGTCCTCATCTCCTTCCTCCGCACCTTCGGCCACGGCAGGTACTCGCTCGACCTCTCCGGCCACCCGCTCGCCGGCGTCGGCGACGACATCAAGCACTGCCAGTCCAAGGGCATCCTCGTGCTCCTCTCCATCGGCGGGCCCGGCTACGGCGGCGGCAGCTACTCCCTCCCGTCCGCGCAGTCAGCGGCCGACGTCGCCGCGTACCTGTGGGACGCCTACCTCGGCGGCAACTCCAACACCGGGGTCCGCCGCCCGTTCGGCGACGCGGCCCTGGACGGCGTCGACTTCTACATCGACCAGGGCGGCGCGGCACACTACGACGAGCTCGCCAAGCTCCTCTACGCCTACAACAAGAACTACCGCGGCCGGCTCGGCGTCACGCTGACGGCCACGGTGCGGTGCGCGTACCGGGACCCGCGCATGGCGGCGGCGCTCGCCACGGGGCTCTTCTCCCGCGTCCACGTCCGGCTGTACGGCGGCGACGCCAGGTGCACCGATTCCGGCAGGTACGCCATGGAGAAGTGGGCGGCGGAGTACCCGGGCAGCCGGGTGTTCGTCGGGGTGTCGGCGGAGGACAAACATGGTGATACGTCCACCGGAGACCTCAAGGACCTCTACTATGGTATCCTGCAGTTCGTCGAGAAGCTGCCCAACTATGGAGGACTCATGATCTGGAACAGGTACTACGACAAGAAGAACCACTTCATCAGCCAAAGCTAA
- the LOC110435556 gene encoding uncharacterized protein LOC110435556, producing MDYVVISWLFNTISPDLPDVIHECDGISPRAAWLRIEQQFLNNSESRAMLLDDEFRTLSQGALSIDDYCRKMKGMTNALADLGEPVHDCTLVLNILQGLNERFQFMAQFITRQKSFPSFMDVCVDLRLAELNMAPPYTPPSALVTSTFSKPPASQPASWTAPSCPP from the coding sequence ATGGACTATGTTGTCATCTCCTGGCTCTTCAACACCATCTCCCCGGACCTTCCGGATGTCATCCACGAGTGCGACGGCATCTCCCCCCGAGCAGCATGGCTCCGCATTGAACAGCAGTTCCTCAACAACAGTGAGTCCCGCGCCATGCTTCTTGATGATGAGTTTCGCACCCTCTCCCAGGGTGCTCTCTCCATCGACGATTACTGCCGCAAGATGAAGGGCATGACTAATGCACTGGCTGACTTGGGCGAGCCTGTTCATGACTGTACTCTGGTGCTGAACATACTACAAGGCCTCAACGAACGCTTCCAGTTCATGGCGCAGTTCATCACGCGCCAGAAGTCATTCCCCTCCTTCATGGACGTCTGTGTCGACCTGCGCCTTGCCGAGCTGAACATGGCACCCCCTTATACACCTCCATCGGCGCTCGTCACTTCTACGTTCAGCAAGCCGCCTGCATCACAGCCAGCCTCCTGGACTGCACCCTCGTGTCCTCCATAG